TTAACATTTGCGGCTTGTTTTTCACCCTTTCTGCTTCCACTCTCTCGGCGATTTCCCAAAATGCTTCTTAAACTCCCGGCTGAAATACTTAGGATCACTATATCCCACTTTATACGCCACTTCACTGATATTATATTCCGCATTATCCAGGTAAACCGTAGCCCGCTTCATTCGTATCGCTTTAATAAAATCATTCACCGTAAGCCCTGTAAGCATGTTCAGCTTTTTGTACAACACCGGCCGGCTCATCGCCAGCTTCCGGGAGATCGTATCCACATTGAATGCCGGTTCATCCATATTTTCTTCAATGATTTCAATCACTTTCGTAAGAAAGGGATCTTCAATGATATCAGTTGCTTCTTCCTGCGGTACCGTATGATGATCGGAAGGAAGTGCCAGTTGTTTCGCCAGCCGCTGATGAATTTTTTCACGCAGGCTCAACAGGTTGCCAATATGCAGCGTGAGTATGTGAATACTGAATGGTTTGGTAAGATAGATATCCGCACCTTTCTGCAGCCCGCTTAATTGCTGGGACGAGGACGACATGGCTGTTAGCAGGATCACCGGAATATGATTGGTTCGTTCATCGCTTTTCAGCCTGCTGCATAATGTATAACCATCCATGCCTGGCATCATTACATCACTGACAATGATATCAGGAATCAGTTCTATGGCCGCTTCCCAGCCTGCAGAACCATTGGTGCTGGTTACTACATTGTAATGCTTCTCCAGTACTTCCCGGTTAAGCGCCAGAATTTCTTCATTGTCTTCTATCAGCAGGATGGTATATTTATTTTTATCAGGGCCGGGTGCTACATTTTCCGGTACCACCAGTGGCCGCTCCGGCTGCACGGTATCAACCGGCACAGTCTTTTTATCACTGCTGTATTTATCCAGTTTAACTGCATGATTCAAATGCGTATTACCTTTCCGCAGTGTTACGGTAAACACCGTTGTATTGCCGCTATCCGTGCGGATGCTGTCTACCGTAATACTACCTCCATGTAATTCAATAATACTTTTTGCCAATGCCAGGCCAATACCGTATCCTTTGTTATCACTGCCCTGGTCATCTTCCTGGAAATAGTTGGTAAACAATTTGGGCAGATTCTCGGGTGCCACTCCCCTGCCATTGTCTTTTATGGTAATGTCTACCGTCTTTTCCTTTTCTTCTATTGCGGTAATGATACAGCCACCTGATGGCGTAAATTTATAAGCGTTATAAAAGAGGTTATAGAATACCTTTTCCAGCTGAATCCTGTCGAAGTACAGGCTGATTTCCGGTGCCGGGCTTTTAAACTCATATTGAATATTCATGGATAAAGCCCGGTCTTCAAACGTGAAGAAAACATCCCGCAGAAAAGATACAAGATCCTGCTCCGCTATCTGTAATGGCAAACCGCCCGATTCTGCCTTTCTGAAATCCATCAGTTCCGTTAGCAAATGTAGCAGGCTTTCTGAGTTTTTCCGGATGATCTGCAATTGCCTGGAATTTTCATAGTCTTCCTTGTTGATCAGCAACAACCGTTCTGCAGGCCCGATGATCAGCGAGAGGCGGGATCGCATCTCATGGGAAATATTGGTAAAGAAGTCAAGCTTCAGGCGCGTTAATTCATGATCGCGCCGGATCAATGATCTCAACACAAAAAAGCGCACGACAAAAAACACCACGGCTGCTGCAAAAAGAACATATAAAATATATGCCCAGACTGTTTTCCAGATGGGCGGCAATACGGTAATGTACAGCTGTGTTGGGTTTCCCCAGATACCATCATTATTGGTTCCTTTTACAAAAAATGTATAGTTACCCGGAGGCAGGTTCATATAGGTGGCAGCAGGAGTGGCCGTGTAGTTCCAGTTCCTGTCGAACCCTGCTAATTTATAAGCATAGGTATTCTTTTCGGGTTGTACGTAATTGAGCGCAGCAAATTCAAGTGTGAACACATTTTGCAGGTGTGTAAAACAAATATCCCTAGTCTGGCTGATCTCTTTTTCCAGCAAGCGGTCTGGCTGCCCGATGACCACTGCATGATCAAACAATTTCAGTCCCGTTAGTATGGTACGCGGAGCAAAAGGATTCTCTTT
The genomic region above belongs to Chitinophaga sp. 180180018-3 and contains:
- a CDS encoding two-component regulator propeller domain-containing protein, with protein sequence MIILLLCCLHLRGQELLFNRLTSEEGLAPGAVLCIAQDGNGFMWFGTQNGLNRFDTRRFKIYKSPISTYNDVPENYITRLLFDSHKILWVGTRNGLNKYNPATDRLDSVLLTKNRGKSNLSISCVYEDKQNRIWVWSSAGLFRLDNRETNQFKQVAIPDSVAGLSVNNNIRTIYQDHQGTYWIGSSLGLTQMTDENGKMSFRRFRHDSQESSLSDSYITVIFEDPANRLWIGTQQGGINLYDPRQKSFKRYQAGSPNGLVNNNIRDIRTDAHGRLWIGTQGGISIYDPETGRFQNYNSDPDNIQTLSHNSVYSIFTDDHATVWIGTYWGGVNSVSVDNTPFHVYKTSAYRQGINNSVVSALSEDAANNLWVGTEGGGLNYINRTTQQITLFRHNPANEASLGSDLVKVIYKDKDGHFWIGTHGGGLNLFNPVSRNFTRFFYKENDPVVRTSEILSVLESREGIFWIGTQTGLLAFKRTGTSLDVLPENSLTRAVGTKSVKTILQSANGDTWVGTSGDLLLMRQGTDTVYRFTTKDNLPKNNINCIHEDSNGRIWIGCAFGGLALYTPTGETKKFTIYTKANGLPDDNIMAILEDEHNNLWISTGNGLSKLDENTRVFKNYNKSDGLAGNIFNINSGYKSSSGEMLFGGYNGLTFFRPDEIKENPFAPRTILTGLKLFDHAVVIGQPDRLLEKEISQTRDICFTHLQNVFTLEFAALNYVQPEKNTYAYKLAGFDRNWNYTATPAATYMNLPPGNYTFFVKGTNNDGIWGNPTQLYITVLPPIWKTVWAYILYVLFAAAVVFFVVRFFVLRSLIRRDHELTRLKLDFFTNISHEMRSRLSLIIGPAERLLLINKEDYENSRQLQIIRKNSESLLHLLTELMDFRKAESGGLPLQIAEQDLVSFLRDVFFTFEDRALSMNIQYEFKSPAPEISLYFDRIQLEKVFYNLFYNAYKFTPSGGCIITAIEEKEKTVDITIKDNGRGVAPENLPKLFTNYFQEDDQGSDNKGYGIGLALAKSIIELHGGSITVDSIRTDSGNTTVFTVTLRKGNTHLNHAVKLDKYSSDKKTVPVDTVQPERPLVVPENVAPGPDKNKYTILLIEDNEEILALNREVLEKHYNVVTSTNGSAGWEAAIELIPDIIVSDVMMPGMDGYTLCSRLKSDERTNHIPVILLTAMSSSSQQLSGLQKGADIYLTKPFSIHILTLHIGNLLSLREKIHQRLAKQLALPSDHHTVPQEEATDIIEDPFLTKVIEIIEENMDEPAFNVDTISRKLAMSRPVLYKKLNMLTGLTVNDFIKAIRMKRATVYLDNAEYNISEVAYKVGYSDPKYFSREFKKHFGKSPREWKQKG